The Oikeobacillus pervagus genomic sequence CCAATACTCCGTAACGGACAAAATAGACGAAGATGTTTGCGACGGCAATGGCCCAAACCCATTTATTATTTAATACATATTTGAACAGAATTTCTTTCGTAGATAATTCTTTTTCAAATGTTTTCTTTGTTTTACTAGGATAATCATTACGATATTCTTCAATCGGTGGCAATCCCACAGATTGAGGGGTATCACGGATTAAGAAATAAGAAAGGATTGCTACTGCAATTGCAGCTAAAGCGGGCAAAATAAATACTCCTTCATAATTTGAAGTACTTCCAGCTAGTCCTGCAAACATCGCAGCACCTGCAACAGCTAAAGGAGCCATTAATCCTCCACCGACATTATGGGCAACATTCCATATAGCCGTTTTATTTCCCCTTTCATTGATACTGAACCAGTGAACGAGGACACGACCAGATGGTGGCCATCCCATTCCTTGGAACCAACCATTTAGGAATAGCATAATGAACATAATGGCTACGGATGAAGTAAAGAAAGGAACAAAGCCTAGTAACAAACTAATGATTGCCGATAAAATCAAACCAGCGGGTAAGAAGACCCTTGCATTACTTCGGTCCGATACCGTCCCCATCACAAATTTACTAATTCCATAAGAAATAGAAATCGCAGATAAAGCAAATCCCAGCTCAGTCTTTGAAAATCCCTCTTCAGCTAAATAGGGCATAGCAAGCGAGAAGTTTTTTCGAATTAAATAGTATGCCGCATACCCGATGAAGATCCCTATAAAAACCTGCAGTCTGAGTTTTTTATACTCAGAATCAACTTTCTCTTTAGGTAATCGTTCTATAGGGGGTGCAGGCCTAAATAGTTTAAGCATTTTTCTCAACCTCCTAATGTTATGATGAACAAGTTGTAAGGAAAAAATAAAAAAAACTCACACGTTTTCAACTCCTCTAATACAAAAAGGGGCTAAAAAAGTATGAGTTCTCCAAATCTCTATCATGATTAACTTGTTATGGCCTCATTATAATCTCAGATGTAAGCGGCGTCAAGATGAGGAAGTATGACAATTGTCATATATGATTATGCCTTCTTTTGAAAAAAGCGGTGAGTGATTTTAACGGATTTGGTTGAGTTAAAAATCCTCTAAAGTTTTCATCGACTTTACCATAGAATGATAAGTGGCTTGGCTCGGTCTCCGCATAATGAAAATTGGGGAAACTGTAGCCGAAATAAGTGTACATGCCGAACAAATCAAGGCCGGTTAAGCTGACCTTGATTTGTATACTTCTAAATTAGGTTCATCTCTTACAACCCTT encodes the following:
- the glpT gene encoding glycerol-3-phosphate transporter, yielding MLKLFRPAPPIERLPKEKVDSEYKKLRLQVFIGIFIGYAAYYLIRKNFSLAMPYLAEEGFSKTELGFALSAISISYGISKFVMGTVSDRSNARVFLPAGLILSAIISLLLGFVPFFTSSVAIMFIMLFLNGWFQGMGWPPSGRVLVHWFSINERGNKTAIWNVAHNVGGGLMAPLAVAGAAMFAGLAGSTSNYEGVFILPALAAIAVAILSYFLIRDTPQSVGLPPIEEYRNDYPSKTKKTFEKELSTKEILFKYVLNNKWVWAIAVANIFVYFVRYGVLDWAPTYLSEEKGFDMSKSSVAYFLYEWAGIPGTLLCGWISDKIFKGRRGPAGFVFMLGVLIAVLIYWFNPPGNPVVDMACLIAIGFLIYGPVMLIGLQALDFVPKKAAGTAAGLTGLFGYLGGSVTANALMGVIVDASGWNAGFTLLSASCALAAIVFAFTWNVRGQEVVKH